The proteins below come from a single Chrysiogenia bacterium genomic window:
- a CDS encoding polyprenyl synthetase family protein, which yields MTTKKTAFSFNQYLKSQQKIVERELARRAKFKGYGQLGEAMQYALLGGGKRLRPILVLAACEAVGGKAAAAYPAACAIEMIHTYSLVHDDLPSMDDDDLRRGRPTTHKKYDEATAILVGDALLTQAFTVLTDPRAGLPLADKKRAELVLVLSDAAGWRGMVGGQALDMAAEKKQISLKELRTLHGAKTGALLTASLSMGAIVGGASAKKREALERYGRSIGLAFQVVDDILDVTADTATLGKPAGSDEGHDKSTFPKLMGLDKSRKEAARLIAQAKKELAPFGKKAEPLLALADYIGDRTN from the coding sequence ATGACGACTAAGAAAACCGCCTTCTCTTTCAACCAGTATCTCAAGAGCCAGCAGAAGATCGTCGAGCGCGAGCTCGCCCGGCGCGCGAAGTTCAAGGGCTACGGCCAGCTCGGCGAGGCCATGCAGTACGCCCTGCTCGGCGGCGGCAAGCGCCTGCGCCCCATCCTGGTGCTGGCCGCGTGCGAGGCCGTCGGCGGTAAGGCCGCGGCCGCCTACCCGGCCGCCTGCGCCATCGAAATGATCCACACCTATTCGCTCGTGCATGACGACCTGCCCAGCATGGACGACGACGACTTGCGTCGCGGGCGCCCGACCACCCACAAGAAATACGACGAAGCCACGGCCATTCTGGTCGGCGACGCCCTGCTCACGCAGGCCTTCACCGTGCTGACCGACCCCCGGGCCGGGCTGCCGCTTGCCGACAAGAAGCGCGCGGAGCTCGTGCTCGTCCTGAGTGACGCAGCCGGCTGGCGCGGCATGGTGGGTGGACAGGCTCTCGACATGGCCGCCGAGAAAAAGCAGATTTCGCTCAAGGAACTGCGCACCCTGCACGGGGCAAAGACCGGCGCCCTGCTCACCGCCTCGCTCTCCATGGGAGCCATCGTCGGCGGCGCGAGCGCGAAGAAGCGCGAGGCCCTCGAGCGCTACGGCCGGAGCATCGGCCTTGCCTTCCAGGTGGTCGACGACATTCTTGATGTCACCGCCGACACCGCCACGCTGGGCAAGCCCGCGGGCTCGGACGAGGGACACGACAAGTCCACCTTCCCCAAACTCATGGGGCTGGACAAGTCCCGCAAGGAAGCCGCCCGCCTGATCGCGCAGGCCAAGAAGGAACTCGCCCCCTTCGGCAAGAAGGCCGAGCCCCTGCTCGCCCTGGCCGACTACATCGGGGACCGGACGAATTAG
- a CDS encoding exodeoxyribonuclease VII small subunit, producing the protein MATKKTPKKAASKDEEASFEDQLDQLETLVSRLEEGELGLEAALESFEQGIALTRTLMKRLDEAEKRIEVLLQKEDGTTEVRGIEAEDLEDAAKRGGLFDDD; encoded by the coding sequence GTGGCCACGAAGAAGACCCCGAAAAAAGCCGCCTCGAAAGACGAGGAAGCCTCCTTTGAGGACCAGCTCGACCAGCTCGAAACGCTGGTAAGCCGCCTCGAAGAGGGGGAACTGGGCCTGGAAGCGGCGCTGGAATCCTTCGAGCAGGGCATCGCGCTCACCCGCACCCTGATGAAACGACTCGACGAAGCCGAGAAGCGCATCGAGGTCCTCCTCCAGAAAGAGGACGGCACCACCGAGGTGCGTGGGATCGAAGCCGAAGACCTGGAGGACGCCGCCAAACGAGGCGGCCTGTTCGATGACGACTAA